Within the Bacteroidales bacterium genome, the region TGGCCTCCCTCGGTGGCGTGAAAGTGAAGATCCTCGTTCCGGGCACATCTGATTCAAGGCTTGTTAATTTCGCCGCATGGTCAAACTATGGTGAACTTCTGAAAGCAGGAATTGAAATCTACTGCTACCGGAAAGGCTTTATCCATGCTAAAACCATGGTGATTGACGGTGCTATTTCAGTTGTAGGAACTGCAAATATGGATCACCGCAGTTTTGACCTTAATTTTGAGGTCAACGCAATTGTTTACGGTGCCGAATTCGGCGAACAGCTGTGCGATTCCTTTCATACTGATTTGAAGTATGCTATAAGGCTTAATTATGAGGAATGGAAATCGCAGCCGGTATATTTGCGACTTGCAGAAAGAACTGCACGGCTTTTATCTCCCTTGTTATAAATTAATACGATGACTGATACGATACCACAAGAAATGAGGGCTGTATGCCTGAAAGCGGACGGTGGTCTGCAGGTGAAAATGATTCCGGTCCCTATACCCGGTGCAGGACAGGTACTCGTAAAAATTTCAGCGGCACCCATTAATCCTTCTGACCTTGCACGAATCAAGCATCTGCCTGAAGCCGAAAAAAGCAGCTTTATTGCCGGTATCGAAGGGTCTGGTGTTGTTGTGGCCGGCGGTAAGGGAATTATCCCTGCACTCTGGAAAGGAAAGAGGGTGGCCTGTTCATCTGCTTATACATACAGCGGTACATGGGCTGAATACATGGTAACTCCTGCTATGAGTTGCATTCCGCTACCCGATGAAATCAGTGATGAACAGGGAGCGATGCTTCTTGTGAATCCTTTAACGGCAGTAGCTTTTATTCAGATAGCCAGGAAAAAGGGACATAAGGCAATCATTAACACTGCGGCCGCAAGCGCTTTGGGAAGAATGCTTGAATACCTTTCTGATAAGGCAGGATTGCCGCTTATCCAGGTTGTCAGGCGTGATGATCAAGCGCAAAAGCTGTTAAAATCAGGGGCAAAATATGTTCTGAGCAGTACCGCAACGGATTTTGAAAGTTCATTGAAGCAAATGGCAGGAGAGTTAAATGCAACCCTGGCCCTTGATGCCATCGGGGGAGAAATGACCCGGATCCTTCTTGAAGCGGTGCCTTTTGGCGGCAACGTCATGGTTTACGGAAACCTTTCCGGTGAAGATCCACACAGCCATCACAGGGCGCTGGTTTCTGAAAATAAATCGATTTCAGGATTTTACCTTGTAAACTGGCTCAGAGAACAAGGTATCTTAACTACGTTGAAAAGCATCAGTAAGGCAAGAAAACTCATCAGGAACCATGTTACAATAACAATTAGCAGTAAAAAGCCACTGGAACAGGTTGAACCGGCGATAGAAGGATACCTTCAGGCGATGACTGCCGGAAAAATACTGCTGATTCCATAATTGGATATTTCATCAAAACTTACTACCTTACGGTTGATTTTCATGTTATTACATAAATACACCCATCATGAAACCAACCCGTTTAATGCTGGCCTTATTATTGGCTTTTCCTTCCTTTTCTTTGCTGTCAGCCGCTGACTACGTTGATGATTTTTTAATGAAACTCACGGGTACCTGGTACCTTGTCAGTTTTCAGGGAGGTATCACAGGTGGTACTACATACTATCATCCCGCATGCGGCGATTCTGTCACTGTCAGTCGTGTTCCCGGAACTGACAGTCTGCAGATATGCGAATATAAGCAGTCACTCCGTGTTTCAAGGGAAACATACGCTGTATGCTGGAGCAATGTATTCAATAACTGGCAGTTGTGTTATAATGGCCACCAAACACTAATTGAGATCACACCGTATAGTTTTACCACGTACCAGACCGAAAGCGTCCGAAAATACACCCATACTGTTGAGGGCTTAAATCCCTGTAATCCGGCCATAGAAGTCGCCGCAAATACCATGAAGGGCAGGTGGTATCTTACTTCAATGGGAGCGGGTCCCTTTGAGATCAGGATGACGCCGGTTGCAGGTGATTCCATTATCCTGCAAAGAATTGAAGGCACCGATTCAATCCACGGCGATTATTATCATAATTGCCTTGTAAGTTATACTGATTCATACCGGCTTGTAATTGACTCTTCTTACTCAGAACACACGGACGCACTGATGTTTGTCAATCAAAGTGCCGTGAACAGGATGCTGGTGACTGTACTCGACAGGAAGATCATCCTGAAAACCGATTCCCTTCCCGGTCATTTCATGGTTTTTGAACCTGTGGATACGTTTACCATGAAAAGAGCTCCTTTGATTACCGGTGTCACGGGAGATACGGTTTGCGGTTCGGGAGAAATGACGCTTATGGCATCATCGGATCCGGGCGAAATACGCTGGTATTCAGATCCACAAAACGATACCAATATTGCAACCGGAAAAGTATTCTTTCCTCCTGAATTAACAGTAACCACCACGTATTATGTGGATGCAACTTACAATAACTGCGTTACACCTGAACGCAAACCAGTAAAGGCCGTTGTAATTGCTGTTCCTGAAATTACCAATATCACCGGCGGTGCTCGTTGCGGTGAAGGACAGGTTTTACTGGCGGCTGAAGCAAATGCAGGAACTATATACTGGTACGCTGATAGTACTGCAGCTGATGCCATGGCTGAAGGTCCGGAATTTAATACACCGGGATTGACTAATACCACTGTTTATTTCGTCGGGGCAGTGAATGAGGGCTGCTCATCAATTTCCAGATTACCGGTTACGGCCTGCATTTCATATAGTGATACATGTTCGGTTAATTCGGTTAACCAGGCATTAGAACATGTGCTGCAGGTGTATCCTGACCCCACAACCGGCAGGTTTGAAATAAATATCGAAAAAATCAACGAAAATCCCGGTATGATGAGCATTTACAATACATCAGGAATCCTGGTTTATCAAATCCGGCTCGCAGGCCAGAACCATACAATTCAGGCGGATGTCACCGACTTTCCCGGCGGAATATATTTTGTAATACTGCAGGGGGATTCCGAAGTGCATACACTTAAAATTCTGAAGGAATAATACGCTTGATGTATTAAACCGTCAGCTATTCAATTCCTATTTTAACAATGGCTTTCTGATCCAGGTTGTTTTTCAGCATTACCATGTAAAATCCCGGGGGCAGTTTCAAGGGAATGTGCAGGGAGGCCGAATGTAAATATTTTTCACTGAACATGAGTGCCCCCGAAATATTCCGGATTTCAACATAGACTTCATTACATGATTCAGGAAGTTTGATATTGATTACTTCCCTGGCAGGATTAGGATAAACGATGAGGCCCGGTCCCATTTCATTATACCTGATGCCTGTAATTTCAAGATAGTAACATTGCGAAGTATCTTTACAGCCGGTATAAGAAATTTCAACAGCATAATTTCCCGAGACACCAGGTAAAAATGATTCACCGGTTGCCCCTTCAATTTGTTCATAATCGTTGTCACAATTAAGCCAATGGTAGTCAAGGCCTTTCTCTTCGGCTACCAGGGTGTCACCTGATGCGGCTATAAGAGTATTGATAACCGGTATGGTGAGATTAATTGTAATGATACTGTCACAACCTGCGGCATTTGGTATGGTATCGTAATATGTTCCTGAAACGGAATAACGGCTTCCGGCGGGTGATGTATAGGTTGAACAGGAATTTACCGTTATTGTGTTCCCGGTAGGATGATTTACTTTCAGGGTTACTACCAGTATGCTATCGCAGCCATCAGCGGCTGTGAGCGTATCGTTGTAAATGCCCGAAACTGTCCACATGTATTTGCCGCTTGGTGACGTCATTGATTCACATGCAGATGCTTCAATATGAGCTGTTTTACCGTAATCGTGACACTCACAATTTTCGGTTGCCGGTTCCCTTCCGGTATTACCTCCCGAACATATACCGCAAAGGTCAAAGTCAGCGGTTCCTGCAGAATCACCATGACAATCAAACCCGGTGACAAACTTGGATAAAAGCCTGATATAGCTTACCTGGTAACCGCAGCTGTTTTCGGTAACCTCCCAGGAGTTAAGAGGCCAGCTTGTATTGAAATCTTTATACGATTTTTGTTTGGGCTGATCTTTCGGAGGGCTGATGCTTTCGGATATACAAATGGCATTATTACCGGCCGATCCGCAATTCGGGGTATTACAGCAGCCATCCCAGTTGTATGAAGGATTTGGACCCCCTGTCAAAAATCCGGGGGCAGGACCATAAAGCGAGGTTCCGACACGGTCCCATTTAGGGCTGCCATTGGTGAACCAGCTATGATAAAATTCATTCACACAACTGTCACCGCCAAAAGCATACATATTGGATAAATACACCAGGTTTAGCGGATTAACTCCATGAATGTAATGGATATATGCCGCAGCTGCGTTAAGTGCATCCTGATTTTTCAAAGGATCAATGTTATATTGAATCATATTGTAAAACATGCTTCCCACGGCACCTTTCTGGTTATTGCTTCCCCATGTATACGAATCCATATGTGCCTTATAGGGATCGGTTGATGAGTACCATGCCGGAAAATTATCGCCATTGGTAAGCATAGCATTGCGATAGGCCGTCTTAACCTGGTTTGAAATGGCAGGAGAGGCCTTACTGAGTGTTGAATAATAAAGGAGAAGATCCTGTTCGGAGGGCTCATACGGATAGGCATAATTCCACTGGATCAGGTGAACATTCTGGTAGTTTTTACTGAAGTACGAATGATAGCTTTCTTTCCCGGTCACCTCATATAAAAAGCATGATGCCTTCAGGCGGGCGATAAAACGTCCGTAATCCGACGTTTCCTGGTCACCTGCCCCGACACCGGATGACCCGTTGGATGCCGAATTATTGTGAAAGATGACAGCCGGATGAGCTTCAGCCCAATCCCATGCTTTTTCAGCGGCACTGATCAGTGAATCGGAATAGGAAATCCTGTTTACCGAGCGGAATACTTTGGCGCTTATGGCCAACGCTGCTGCCGTGTTCCATGTAGCTGACGAACTGGCTGGTCCGTAAACACTTTGTCCGGTTGCCGATGAGGGTGGACTGGCGTGTGATTCACTTACAATACTGAGTACACCGCCATCATCCTGTTGCATTCGCAGGAGAAAATCGATACCCCACCGGGCTTCATCCAGCAGGTCGGGTATCCCGTTCCCTGATTCGGGCAGGTTATAATTGTCCCCCCACGCGGCCGGGTTCTCAATATACGATTTCATCATTTCCACAATGTAACTGGCAGTCCAGTTTGTATACTTATTATAGTCCCCGGCATCATACCAGCCACCGCTTAGATCCCTTTCTTTAGAGGCATTGGTTTTTTCATTATAAGGCCGGCAGTTTTTATCCTGCAGCGGGCCAATATGGCTGGCCCCGTCGGCCCAGGCCTCACCCGCATACTTTGCTTCTTTTGCACAACCTGCTCGCTGGTAAAAGAATGATCTTACCGCCTGCCTGAGGACCTCATTGTAAATGCCGGGTGCAATTCTGAATTCATAAGAACGGACCTGGTTCACGGAATCAAGTATATAGTAAGAACCGGTATCGGTAACCGTACTAAAATCGAAGTGCCATACCTGGTCCCCTGAAGAAGCATCGGTGGCCCCTGATTTCCATTTTAAGGGCTGTCCCCTGAAAATCCTGGCACCGGTTGCTGCATTTACCAGCACATAGTTTTCACCGGGTGTAAACGACCTCACCGCATCAAATCCTGTTACAGGGTTTTTGATGAGGGCAGTTTTTTCCGATACCGGCAGGTAGCCGAACTGATCAACTATTATAAACCGTTCAACAGGCTGGGATTTCAGAAAGGAGCAGGTAAGGACAAGCAGGGACAGACAAAAGACTTTCCGTTTCATGATTTCATATTAGCTCAACAATATAAGGAAAACTATAGCACATTATACCGGTAACCTGTAATAAGGCAGCGTAAGTGTTGGCCGGAATCCGAGCTTTTTGGCCAGCTCATATGAGGCAGTATTCTGCAGCCGGCATGACCATACAGGTTCATAACCATTCTGAATGCAATAATCAATTAAAGCGGTACAGGCGATAAGTGCCAGCCCTTTTCCCCTGTGTTCAGGAGCTGTTTCAATTCCAATTTCAAGAATACCGTCGAAAATGTAAGCTGAATAGGACATACATACCGGCTTTCCATCTATTATTACAGCGAAACCGGCACCATATTTCATAAAATCTTCAGCAGAGTTCCAGAAATTTTTCGGTACCACAGTGCCTGTCATTTCTTCGTAAAGACCGGCATCAACAGGAACAACAGGATAGGAAGAGACAATACCCCGGCGGATTATTTCATATTTTTTTGAATCAAACCGGAAATTGGCCCTTGTATTCTGAACAACTTTTCCGTCCATCTCAGGTAACCCGGTTATAACAAGCTGATCGCCGAGAATTTCATCAATCATGCTGTTCCATTTGCCAGGCCATGCCTGCAGCCATTCCTGATTTTGCCTTTCCCCTTCTGAATTCAGCAGGTACTTTTTCAGGCTGTCCCGGAACTCCGGTTTAGCCGAAGATCCAAACAGGAGCGACATCCTGTAAGGATGAACCACATAAAATGCGGATGGCGAATGGATATCATCAGCATATACTTTTCCTTTCACGCGTTTCTCAAGTACAAACAGGGCGAACCAGTGATTGACTTTTACTTTACTGAGGGGCAAAAGTGCCTTCCAATAGTCAGTTTCGGGAATCAGGTACATGTTCAGGTTTATGATCGGGTGCTAACATCTGTCATTCAAATATAGAAAATAATGCGCTAACTTTAAATTTCCAAACTGTAACCGTATTATTATGAGTAAATTAATTGAGTGTGTGCCTAATTTCAGTGAAGGGCGTGATATGCAGATTATCGGGTTGATCACCGCAGAAATTGAAAGAGTGAAAGGCGTGAAACTGCTTGATGTAGACCCCGGCAGGGCTACCAACCGCACGGTAGTGACTTTTGTGGGTGACCCGGAATCAGTTTGTGAAGCTGCCTTCCTGGCTGCAAAAAAAGCATCCGAAGTGATTGATATGAGCCGGCATCACGGCGCTCATCCAAGGTTCGGCGCAACCGACGTATGTCCACTTATTCCGGTATCCGGAATTTCGATGGATGAAACTGCGGAATATGCCAGGAAACTTGGTAAAAGGATTGGCGAGGAGCTGGGGATACCTGTATATTGTTACGAATTTGCCGCTTATGAAGAAAAACGCAGGAACCTGGCGAACTGCAGACAGCGTGAGTATGAGGGACTGGCTAAAAAGCTGAGTTCTCCTGACTGGAAGCCTGATTTCGGTCCCGCAGAATGGAATGCCGGGGTTGCAAAACACGGAGCTGTAGCTGTAGGAGCAAGGAATTTTCTGGTTGCCTATAATGTAAATCTGAATACCACTTCTACACGACGTGCCAACGCCGTAGCCTATGATATCCGAGAAAAAGGCCGCATTAAAAGGGAAGGCGACCCGGTGACCGGTAAAATAATCCGTGATGAAAACGGTGAGCCGGTTTACGAGCCGGGTCTTCTGAAAGCCGTTAAGGCCATCGGATGGTATATTGATGAATACGGCGTCGCACAGATATCTATTAATCTTACCGATTTATCAGTAACACCGCTGCATAAGGTATTTGATACGGCCTGTGAAAGGGCTGCAGCAAGGGGATTGCGGGTTACAGGTTCAGAACTGGTAGGATTGATACCCCTGAATGCCATGCTGGATGCTGGGCGGTATTTTCTGCACAAACAAAAGCGATCCACAGGTATCCCGGAAAACGAAATTCTTAAAATAGCGATTCGATCGCTTGGGCTGGACGATCTGGCTCCCTTCGATCCAAAGAAGAAAATAATCGAATACATGCTGGCCGATGAAACTTCGAAGAAACTAACCGACCTTACAGTGACAGATTTTGCCAATGAAACTGCTTCGGAATCACCCGCCCCTGGCGGTGGTTCGGTATCTGCCACTCTTGGAGCCCTTGGGGCGTCCCTGGCAGCCATGGTGGCTAATCTTTCATCCCATAAGGCAGGTTGGGATGAAAGGTGGAAAGAATTCTCAGACTACGCCGAAAAGTGCATGGCCGTTCAGCATGACCTTCTTGTTATGGTGGATGAGGATACAAGGGCATTTGACGGGGTCATGAAAGCAATCGGAATGCCGAAGAGCACGGATGCTGAAAAGGCTGAGCGACAGGCCATGCTCCAGGATGCTACAAAATATGCATTGGAAGTTCCGCTCAAAGTGATGCGCCGTACTCTTGATTCTTTTGAACTCATTAAAGCTATGGCTGAAAAAGGAAACCCCAATTCAGTATCCGATGCCGGGGTTGGGGCATTATGTGCCCGAAGTGCTGTTCTGGGGGCCGGCCTGAATGTGAAGATAAACGCCGAAGGATTGCTGGATAAGGAATTCGTGAAGAAAGTTCTGGATGAGGCCGCCTCGATCGAGGAATCAGCGATAAGGCAGGAAAAAGAAATCCTGGATATTGTAAACCGGAAAATCAGGAAGGAATCCATGTAGAAACGCACGGCTGTGCGTCTCTACGGTTAGAAACGCACGGCTGTGCGTTTCTACGGTTTATCATTCTGCCTTATACCCCTTTTCCACACATACCGTGGTTCCATTGCGCCCTGGTTATAAATAATCTCCCTCCAGTCGGAACCGGGGAAAGCAATAAAATCAGCAAGCATACCGGGTTTAAGCATGCCGCGGTCGGAAAGCCTTAATGCTGGTGCTGCCCTGAATGTAAGGGCTGCCAGTGTTTCGGCCATGGTGAGTTTTTCATAAACACCCAGGATGGCTGCGGCAGTAACCAGTCTTCCCATTGGTGCAGAACCGGGGTTCCAGTCGGATGCAATGACAAGGGTTGCACCTGCATTCAGTATCTTGCGGGCCGGTGTAAAAGATGCTCCCAGCCCCAGCGAAGCAGCAGGCAACGCAA harbors:
- a CDS encoding GNAT family N-acetyltransferase, producing MYLIPETDYWKALLPLSKVKVNHWFALFVLEKRVKGKVYADDIHSPSAFYVVHPYRMSLLFGSSAKPEFRDSLKKYLLNSEGERQNQEWLQAWPGKWNSMIDEILGDQLVITGLPEMDGKVVQNTRANFRFDSKKYEIIRRGIVSSYPVVPVDAGLYEEMTGTVVPKNFWNSAEDFMKYGAGFAVIIDGKPVCMSYSAYIFDGILEIGIETAPEHRGKGLALIACTALIDYCIQNGYEPVWSCRLQNTASYELAKKLGFRPTLTLPYYRLPV
- the ftcD gene encoding glutamate formimidoyltransferase, which gives rise to MSKLIECVPNFSEGRDMQIIGLITAEIERVKGVKLLDVDPGRATNRTVVTFVGDPESVCEAAFLAAKKASEVIDMSRHHGAHPRFGATDVCPLIPVSGISMDETAEYARKLGKRIGEELGIPVYCYEFAAYEEKRRNLANCRQREYEGLAKKLSSPDWKPDFGPAEWNAGVAKHGAVAVGARNFLVAYNVNLNTTSTRRANAVAYDIREKGRIKREGDPVTGKIIRDENGEPVYEPGLLKAVKAIGWYIDEYGVAQISINLTDLSVTPLHKVFDTACERAAARGLRVTGSELVGLIPLNAMLDAGRYFLHKQKRSTGIPENEILKIAIRSLGLDDLAPFDPKKKIIEYMLADETSKKLTDLTVTDFANETASESPAPGGGSVSATLGALGASLAAMVANLSSHKAGWDERWKEFSDYAEKCMAVQHDLLVMVDEDTRAFDGVMKAIGMPKSTDAEKAERQAMLQDATKYALEVPLKVMRRTLDSFELIKAMAEKGNPNSVSDAGVGALCARSAVLGAGLNVKINAEGLLDKEFVKKVLDEAASIEESAIRQEKEILDIVNRKIRKESM
- a CDS encoding zinc-binding dehydrogenase, translating into MTDTIPQEMRAVCLKADGGLQVKMIPVPIPGAGQVLVKISAAPINPSDLARIKHLPEAEKSSFIAGIEGSGVVVAGGKGIIPALWKGKRVACSSAYTYSGTWAEYMVTPAMSCIPLPDEISDEQGAMLLVNPLTAVAFIQIARKKGHKAIINTAAASALGRMLEYLSDKAGLPLIQVVRRDDQAQKLLKSGAKYVLSSTATDFESSLKQMAGELNATLALDAIGGEMTRILLEAVPFGGNVMVYGNLSGEDPHSHHRALVSENKSISGFYLVNWLREQGILTTLKSISKARKLIRNHVTITISSKKPLEQVEPAIEGYLQAMTAGKILLIP
- a CDS encoding T9SS type A sorting domain-containing protein — its product is MKPTRLMLALLLAFPSFSLLSAADYVDDFLMKLTGTWYLVSFQGGITGGTTYYHPACGDSVTVSRVPGTDSLQICEYKQSLRVSRETYAVCWSNVFNNWQLCYNGHQTLIEITPYSFTTYQTESVRKYTHTVEGLNPCNPAIEVAANTMKGRWYLTSMGAGPFEIRMTPVAGDSIILQRIEGTDSIHGDYYHNCLVSYTDSYRLVIDSSYSEHTDALMFVNQSAVNRMLVTVLDRKIILKTDSLPGHFMVFEPVDTFTMKRAPLITGVTGDTVCGSGEMTLMASSDPGEIRWYSDPQNDTNIATGKVFFPPELTVTTTYYVDATYNNCVTPERKPVKAVVIAVPEITNITGGARCGEGQVLLAAEANAGTIYWYADSTAADAMAEGPEFNTPGLTNTTVYFVGAVNEGCSSISRLPVTACISYSDTCSVNSVNQALEHVLQVYPDPTTGRFEINIEKINENPGMMSIYNTSGILVYQIRLAGQNHTIQADVTDFPGGIYFVILQGDSEVHTLKILKE
- a CDS encoding glycoside hydrolase family 9 protein → MKRKVFCLSLLVLTCSFLKSQPVERFIIVDQFGYLPVSEKTALIKNPVTGFDAVRSFTPGENYVLVNAATGARIFRGQPLKWKSGATDASSGDQVWHFDFSTVTDTGSYYILDSVNQVRSYEFRIAPGIYNEVLRQAVRSFFYQRAGCAKEAKYAGEAWADGASHIGPLQDKNCRPYNEKTNASKERDLSGGWYDAGDYNKYTNWTASYIVEMMKSYIENPAAWGDNYNLPESGNGIPDLLDEARWGIDFLLRMQQDDGGVLSIVSESHASPPSSATGQSVYGPASSSATWNTAAALAISAKVFRSVNRISYSDSLISAAEKAWDWAEAHPAVIFHNNSASNGSSGVGAGDQETSDYGRFIARLKASCFLYEVTGKESYHSYFSKNYQNVHLIQWNYAYPYEPSEQDLLLYYSTLSKASPAISNQVKTAYRNAMLTNGDNFPAWYSSTDPYKAHMDSYTWGSNNQKGAVGSMFYNMIQYNIDPLKNQDALNAAAAYIHYIHGVNPLNLVYLSNMYAFGGDSCVNEFYHSWFTNGSPKWDRVGTSLYGPAPGFLTGGPNPSYNWDGCCNTPNCGSAGNNAICISESISPPKDQPKQKSYKDFNTSWPLNSWEVTENSCGYQVSYIRLLSKFVTGFDCHGDSAGTADFDLCGICSGGNTGREPATENCECHDYGKTAHIEASACESMTSPSGKYMWTVSGIYNDTLTAADGCDSILVVTLKVNHPTGNTITVNSCSTYTSPAGSRYSVSGTYYDTIPNAAGCDSIITINLTIPVINTLIAASGDTLVAEEKGLDYHWLNCDNDYEQIEGATGESFLPGVSGNYAVEISYTGCKDTSQCYYLEITGIRYNEMGPGLIVYPNPAREVINIKLPESCNEVYVEIRNISGALMFSEKYLHSASLHIPLKLPPGFYMVMLKNNLDQKAIVKIGIE